Proteins encoded in a region of the Raphanus sativus cultivar WK10039 chromosome 8, ASM80110v3, whole genome shotgun sequence genome:
- the LOC108819351 gene encoding persulfide dioxygenase ETHE1 homolog, mitochondrial, whose translation MLMTRFSRLHHLLLLQPRFQQSRVLRHPPTKPRTFIRSVMGSSSSFSSSNLLFRQLFEKESSTYTYLLADISHPDKPALLIDPVDKTVDRDLKLINELGLKLVYAMNTHVHADHVTGTGLLKTKLPGVKSVISKASGSKADKFLEHGEKVSIGNIYLEVRSTPGHTAGCVTYVTGEGADQPQPRMAFTGDAVLIRGCGRTDFQGGSSDQLYESVHSQIFTLPKDTLIYPAHDYKGYEVSTVGEEMQHNPRLTKDKETFKTIMSNLNLAYPKMIDVAVPANMVCGLQDLPSQPN comes from the exons ATGTTGATGACACGTTTCTCACGGCTCCAtcaccttcttctccttcaaccAAGATTCCAGCAATCTCGTGTTCTCCGCCATCCTCCAACCAAACCTCGAACATTCATCAGATCGGTGATGGGTTCGTCttcctctttctcctcttcgAACCTTCTCTTCCGACAGCTCTTCGAGAAAGAGTCTTCCACCTACACTTATCTTCTCGCCGACATTTCCCATCCGGACAAACCTGCTCTC TTGATTGATCCGGTGGACAAGACTGTTGATAGAGACTTGAAGCTGATTAATGAGTTAGGGTTGAAGCTTGTCTACGCTATGAACACTCATGTTCATGCTGATCATGTCACTGGAACTGGTCTTCTTAAG ACAAAGCTCCCAGGTGTGAAATCTGTAATCTCGAAAGCGAGTGGTTCCAAGGCAGATAAGTTTCTTGAACATGGAGAGAAAGTATCTATTGGTAATATATACCTCGAG GTCCGTTCTACACCTGGACATACAGCAGGATGTGTTACATATGTGACTGGAGAGGGAGCAGATCAGCCCCAACCAAGAATGGCTTTTACCGGGGATGCTGTACTGATCCGTGGTTGTGGTAGAACCGACTTTCAG GGTGGAAGCTCGGATCAGCTCTATGAGTCTGTGCACTCACAG ATATTTACATTGCCAAAGGACACATTGATCTATCCAGCTCATGACTACAAAGGTTACGAG GTAAGTACAGTCGGAGAAGAGATGCAACACAACCCACGTTTAACTAAAGATAAAGAAACATTCAAAACCATTATGTCAA ATCTGAATCTGGCGTATCCGAAGATGATTGATGTTGCAGTACCAGCAAACATGGTATGTGGATTACAGGACCTGCCTTCTCAACCCAACTAA